Genomic segment of Fundidesulfovibrio magnetotacticus:
GCGAGGCCGCGCGCTCCCTGGCCGCGCTCATCCGGGAGAAGCTCGTGGTCCAGGATTCCGGCCTCACGGTGCTGCTGCCCGGGCGCGAGGGATTCGTCAAACCGGGCGAAATCGCCTTCAACCCTTCCTATTTCATCTTTCCCGCCTTTCACGACCTGGCCCGCCTGGACGACGCGCCCTTCTGGCGCAAGCTCCACGCCGCCTGCCGGGAACTCCTGGCCAAAAGCCTCGCCGGAACGTTGAACCTGCCGCCGGACTGGGCCGCCGTGGCCGGGGGGAGGGTGGTCCCCTGGGGAGAGAAAGGACGCCACTTCTCCTACGACGCCATCCGCGTCCCCCTCTACCTGGCCTGGGACAAGGACCGGGAAGGCCTGACCCGCTTCTCCCCGCTGCTGGAGCGCTTCGCGCGGGAGGGAAGCCTCCCCGCCAGGATAGCCCTCCTCCCCGGCGCGCAGGACCAGGGCGAGGCCCCGGCCGGATTCTACGCCGTGCTGGCCCGCGCCGCCGAGACTCTGGGCGACCCCGTGGCCCAGTCCCTCTGGGACAAGGCCGCCGCAAGGCTGCCCGGCGAACAAAACGACTATTATTCCCACGTGCTCTGCCTGATGGCCGGGCTGCGGAGCGGCCTGTGAAACCCTTCCTGGCCGCGCTGGCGCTCCTGGCGCTGCTCTCTGGCGGCCACGCCCTGGCCCAGGGTGTGGAGCGTTCGGGCGGGGGGGCCTCCGTGGTTCGCGAACCCCTCGCCGTACCCGGGACCGGCAGCGCCCGGGAAACGCCCCCGTCGGTGGAGCGCTCGGCCCAGCAGGGGAAACGTGCCGCTTCCGAAACGCCGCTCCCCGCCGTGCCGCCGGAACGCGCCGTGGCCGAAGGCTGGGAACTCTTCTCCCAGGGCGACTTCGCGGCCGCTTCATCCCGTTTTGCCCAGGCCCTGGAGCAGGGCGCGGGCGAGACGCTGCTCCAGGCCAGGCTTGGTCTCGGCTTCGCGGCCATGCGCCTTCAGCGGCTGGATGAAGCCCAGACGCAGTTCCAAACCCTCGTGGACAAGGGTTACCGGCTCCCGGAGAGCCTGCCCGCGCTGCTTACCGTTCAGCGCGCCAGGGGCGACAAGGCCGCCCTGGAAAAGACGCTGGCCCTTCTGCCCGAGGCCCAGCGCGCCCAGTGGCGCGAGCCCGTCCCCATCGAGCCCGTGGTCCAGGCCGCCGCCCCGACCGCAACGCCCGACGGCGTGCGCCAGGCGCTGGCCCGCGCCGGATCGGCCCCCGACGCCCGCAGGCTGGCCGCGCTGCTCAAGGAGCATTCGCCCGCCCTGGAGCGTTGCGCCGACGCCGACGTGTTCCTGAAGATCGCCCAAGGCCTCGCGGGCGTCTCCCGACAGGACGAGGCCCGCTCCGTGCTGGATCGCCTCGCCGCATGCCCCCGCCAGGATTTCGGCGTGCGCCTGGGCGTGCTCTACGAACTGGCCGCCCTGGAGTCCCCGGCCGTCGTGCGCCAGAAGCTGGAACGCTACCGGCAGGCCTCGCCCCCGTCCGACCCCGCCCGCGCCGAGGCCCTGCGCC
This window contains:
- a CDS encoding glycosyl hydrolase family 8 yields the protein MMLLAAAAPRTACAQTAWETYKARFVQPDGRVIDYGNNQMSHSEGQAFTMLLALSQGDQPLFEKLWSWTRDNLMTPQAQGLPAWSWGRRDDGSWGVLDPNNASDADIVLAWTLLGASERFGRPEWREAARSLAALIREKLVVQDSGLTVLLPGREGFVKPGEIAFNPSYFIFPAFHDLARLDDAPFWRKLHAACRELLAKSLAGTLNLPPDWAAVAGGRVVPWGEKGRHFSYDAIRVPLYLAWDKDREGLTRFSPLLERFAREGSLPARIALLPGAQDQGEAPAGFYAVLARAAETLGDPVAQSLWDKAAARLPGEQNDYYSHVLCLMAGLRSGL